In Methanosarcina barkeri MS, a single window of DNA contains:
- a CDS encoding ArsR family transcriptional regulator, translating to MVVNAMQSYGMNGGRENLFKAISSDTRLSILEHLSEGDMHISGLARKIGISVPVAAKHVKILEKANLVERKKFGNTHMIGIKLNNIYSFLDHFAENKRLEVEQGTTLLEALKSVAAVEVKKMGNRVKVVSTDGEDGFYVYEVDGKLSDKTVDEYEFYEDAVVEWKKLVPVTKKRLLVSIKR from the coding sequence ATGGTAGTAAATGCTATGCAGAGTTATGGAATGAACGGCGGCAGAGAAAATCTTTTTAAAGCTATTTCAAGCGACACACGCCTCTCAATTCTAGAACACCTGAGTGAAGGAGATATGCACATATCCGGCCTGGCAAGAAAAATAGGGATTTCTGTGCCTGTGGCGGCCAAACATGTAAAAATATTAGAAAAAGCCAACCTTGTAGAAAGAAAAAAGTTCGGAAATACTCATATGATAGGCATCAAACTGAACAATATATATTCATTTCTGGACCACTTTGCAGAAAACAAGAGACTTGAGGTTGAACAGGGTACTACTCTGCTTGAGGCTCTGAAAAGCGTGGCTGCAGTAGAAGTTAAGAAAATGGGGAACAGAGTCAAGGTCGTCTCTACGGATGGAGAAGATGGATTTTATGTATATGAAGTGGATGGCAAATTATCGGATAAAACTGTAGACGAATATGAGTTCTACGAAGATGCCGTCGTAGAGTGGAAAAAGCTGGTGCCCGTAACGAAAAAAAGATTACTGGTAAGCATCAAAAGGTAA
- a CDS encoding MotA/TolQ/ExbB proton channel family protein has translation MSLMNLLSNMMNVFSTALLIPVMFLLTILVFVSLIQLGEFLSEYTKRRRDWNNLETNCKKIECELQNSDFSEASRALENIKQNYMVTSFARDAAKYLKERHFLAIERLSQEYEIKMAKRLEHTKITSTIGPMLGLMGTLIPLGPALIGLSKGELETLAQNLMIAFATTVVGLFAAGIGYVLTQVRRRWYWEDMSDIDYILDTIEEKN, from the coding sequence TTGAGCCTTATGAATTTATTATCCAATATGATGAATGTCTTCTCAACGGCTTTGTTAATTCCTGTAATGTTTCTTCTCACTATTCTCGTATTTGTTTCCTTGATTCAATTAGGAGAATTCCTTTCCGAATATACAAAAAGGCGTAGAGACTGGAATAATCTGGAAACTAACTGCAAAAAAATTGAGTGCGAGCTTCAGAATTCAGATTTTTCGGAAGCATCCAGGGCTCTTGAAAACATCAAACAAAATTACATGGTCACTTCTTTTGCGCGAGATGCTGCAAAATACCTGAAAGAGCGACATTTTCTTGCTATTGAAAGGCTTTCGCAGGAATATGAAATCAAGATGGCAAAGCGTCTTGAACATACAAAGATAACCTCGACTATCGGTCCCATGCTTGGCCTTATGGGGACGCTTATTCCATTAGGTCCTGCTCTGATAGGGCTTTCGAAAGGAGAACTCGAAACTCTTGCGCAAAACCTGATGATTGCCTTTGCAACAACGGTTGTAGGGCTTTTTGCGGCTGGAATAGGCTACGTACTTACACAGGTCAGACGGCGCTGGTACTGGGAAGATATGTCGGATATCGATTATATCCTGGATACAATTGAGGAAAAGAACTGA
- a CDS encoding fibrillarin-like rRNA/tRNA 2'-O-methyltransferase, whose translation MPEIKRLSNGIFEVIKDKKHLATKNLDSGKTVYGEKLITVEGVEYRTWDPRRSKLGAMVLKKFNTPLKEDSKVLYLGAASGTTVSHVSDIVSEGAVYAVEFAPRSMRDLIGLASRRKNIHPILADAGKPDSYSHLVEPVDLIFQDVAQPNQAEIAARNAVRFLKRDGYLLLSIKARSIDTVAKPKEVFKAEVKKLEQAFEPRFEILNAKDLMPYHEDHLGVLAKLK comes from the coding sequence ATGCCTGAAATCAAAAGGTTGTCGAATGGGATCTTTGAAGTTATAAAAGACAAAAAACATCTTGCTACAAAGAACCTTGACTCTGGAAAAACCGTTTATGGAGAAAAACTAATTACGGTTGAAGGGGTTGAGTATAGGACATGGGACCCTCGCAGGAGCAAGCTTGGAGCCATGGTCCTGAAAAAATTTAACACTCCACTCAAGGAAGATTCAAAGGTGCTCTACCTTGGGGCGGCTTCAGGTACAACGGTCAGCCATGTCTCTGATATTGTTTCGGAAGGTGCAGTTTATGCCGTTGAATTTGCTCCAAGGAGCATGAGAGATCTTATAGGACTTGCATCAAGGAGGAAAAATATCCACCCGATCCTTGCTGATGCGGGAAAACCGGACAGTTATTCTCATCTCGTTGAACCTGTGGACCTTATTTTTCAGGATGTCGCACAGCCCAACCAGGCCGAGATTGCTGCAAGGAACGCAGTTCGTTTTTTAAAAAGGGATGGATATCTCCTGCTTTCCATTAAAGCACGGAGTATAGATACTGTAGCTAAACCAAAAGAAGTTTTTAAGGCAGAGGTGAAGAAACTCGAACAGGCTTTTGAGCCCAGGTTTGAGATTCTCAATGCAAAGGACCTGATGCCCTATCACGAAGACCATCTTGGAGTCCTGGCGAAGTTGAAGTAA
- a CDS encoding dienelactone hydrolase family protein, translating to MSELSSKSKSSSEIQIPIDSIKLEGNLTIPEGAKGIVVFAHGSGSSRFSPRNRHVAQELQKEGLGTLLFDLLTAEEERIDMITAHLRFDIDLLADRLVSVTNWLLSNPETKNLNIGYFGASTGAAAALIAAKEHTNIIKAVVSRGGRPDLAEKALPDVKAPTLLIVGGEDYQVIKMNQWALDRLKAEQKELKIVPGATHLFEEPGTLEEVANLAEEWFKRYLTEKRITLMEEK from the coding sequence ATGAGCGAATTATCGAGTAAAAGTAAAAGCAGTAGTGAAATACAAATTCCAATTGATTCCATTAAACTTGAAGGAAACCTCACAATTCCTGAAGGAGCAAAAGGAATTGTTGTTTTTGCACACGGCAGCGGAAGCAGTCGTTTCAGTCCTCGGAACCGGCATGTTGCGCAGGAACTTCAGAAAGAAGGCCTTGGAACACTGTTATTTGATCTATTGACAGCTGAGGAAGAGAGAATTGATATGATAACTGCTCACCTTAGGTTTGATATTGACCTGCTTGCAGACCGGCTTGTTAGCGTAACAAACTGGCTTTTAAGCAATCCTGAGACTAAAAATCTCAACATAGGTTACTTTGGCGCCAGTACGGGAGCTGCAGCCGCACTCATAGCTGCAAAAGAGCATACGAATATTATAAAGGCAGTAGTTTCCAGAGGAGGAAGGCCTGATCTGGCTGAAAAGGCCCTGCCGGATGTAAAGGCACCAACACTACTTATTGTAGGTGGAGAGGATTATCAAGTAATAAAGATGAATCAGTGGGCATTAGACCGATTGAAAGCAGAACAAAAAGAACTTAAGATTGTTCCCGGAGCAACCCATCTTTTTGAAGAACCAGGCACTTTAGAAGAAGTCGCAAATCTGGCTGAAGAATGGTTTAAAAGATATCTTACGGAAAAGAGAATAACACTTATGGAAGAGAAATAA
- a CDS encoding DUF1638 domain-containing protein: MTVLGIVGCRIFEDEITHVLANDSYIDRIYIIENEENKGLLHKLEAEGCKPVFLPFYKIKADLRCSNKFSVIVQLQGMGLHVDPARLKNETYTNVDIMSRSVDGILLFYGSCGQALSRIQRNFAHTRCPIKSLQDRDTDESMKPIEDCIAAALGGNSHYQEILKSHSDTFFLTPMWAVNWKTAFRVGDKLLLGFEFSPEYLRELGYRKVARVNTKLSYESDFEKKVEEFAHDFGFEVIELEGNTEIAQKSYNHMRNMLLRPLKV, translated from the coding sequence ATGACAGTTCTGGGCATAGTTGGCTGCAGAATATTTGAGGATGAAATTACCCATGTGCTTGCAAACGATTCTTATATAGACAGGATATACATCATAGAAAACGAAGAAAACAAAGGTCTTCTGCACAAACTTGAAGCTGAAGGATGTAAACCAGTGTTCCTTCCCTTTTACAAAATCAAAGCAGACCTGAGATGTAGTAATAAATTTAGCGTTATTGTCCAGCTTCAGGGGATGGGGCTTCATGTAGATCCTGCCCGGCTTAAAAATGAAACGTATACAAACGTTGATATTATGTCCAGAAGTGTGGACGGAATTCTACTTTTTTACGGCTCCTGCGGGCAGGCACTTTCCAGGATACAAAGAAATTTTGCTCATACGAGATGCCCTATAAAATCGCTGCAGGACAGGGACACAGATGAATCAATGAAACCCATTGAAGACTGCATTGCAGCAGCTCTCGGAGGTAACTCTCATTATCAGGAAATCCTGAAAAGTCACAGTGATACCTTTTTTTTAACTCCTATGTGGGCTGTAAACTGGAAGACCGCATTCAGAGTTGGTGATAAATTACTTCTGGGCTTTGAATTTTCTCCTGAATATCTTAGAGAACTTGGTTACCGAAAAGTTGCCCGGGTTAACACAAAACTGTCTTATGAATCGGATTTTGAAAAAAAAGTTGAAGAATTTGCACATGACTTCGGTTTCGAGGTCATAGAACTGGAAGGAAACACTGAAATAGCGCAAAAATCGTATAACCATATGCGAAACATGCTTCTCAGGCCGCTTAAGGTCTGA
- a CDS encoding FmdE family protein, with product MDFDTAVQFHGHVCPGLSIGYRVATLAANHFKDRSKDEELVAIVENRSCAVDAIQAINGCTFGKGNLIFKDHGKHVYTYFKRGDNKALRISLKPNALPPDERHTTLFAKLRAGTASPEEEREFRASHDAKSQRILEMPEEELFWVREVEAEPPEKAIIHPTLVCSKCGEGFMEPMGRVKNGKIVCIPCFEAKDE from the coding sequence TTGGATTTCGATACTGCAGTACAGTTTCATGGGCATGTCTGTCCCGGACTTTCCATTGGCTACAGAGTAGCAACACTTGCAGCCAATCACTTCAAAGACCGCAGCAAAGATGAAGAACTGGTCGCAATTGTAGAAAACCGGTCATGCGCTGTGGATGCCATTCAGGCAATAAACGGGTGCACCTTTGGGAAAGGGAATCTAATTTTCAAGGATCACGGAAAACATGTTTACACGTACTTCAAAAGAGGCGATAATAAAGCTCTGAGAATTTCCCTGAAACCCAATGCCCTCCCCCCGGACGAAAGGCACACCACACTCTTCGCAAAATTGAGAGCAGGCACTGCAAGCCCCGAAGAGGAAAGAGAGTTTCGTGCATCTCATGACGCAAAAAGCCAGAGAATACTGGAAATGCCCGAAGAAGAGCTTTTCTGGGTTAGGGAAGTTGAAGCCGAACCACCGGAAAAAGCCATAATTCACCCCACCCTGGTCTGCAGCAAATGCGGAGAAGGTTTCATGGAACCTATGGGCAGGGTTAAAAATGGAAAAATAGTTTGTATTCCATGTTTTGAGGCAAAAGATGAATGA
- the tsaA gene encoding tRNA (N6-threonylcarbamoyladenosine(37)-N6)-methyltransferase TrmO: MNEIPEASEGIEMVPVGYIENDYLEPVYNEEVYSKVSKIVLKKEFTDGLYRIEDFEKLYILFYFNKSKGYKLIHRRHYDGEISGVFASRSPYRPNGIGLTIVELLKVEGNVLHVKGLDAINGTPVLDIKPYIKETEEKDEGAAD; this comes from the coding sequence ATGAATGAAATTCCTGAGGCTTCCGAAGGAATTGAAATGGTTCCTGTAGGCTACATCGAAAACGACTACCTTGAACCAGTATACAATGAAGAGGTGTACAGTAAAGTCTCAAAGATAGTCCTCAAGAAAGAGTTTACCGATGGGCTTTACAGAATCGAAGATTTTGAAAAACTGTACATCCTGTTTTACTTCAACAAATCTAAAGGATATAAACTCATCCACCGCCGCCATTACGACGGAGAAATCTCCGGAGTCTTTGCCAGCCGGAGCCCTTATCGCCCTAATGGGATAGGACTTACCATTGTAGAGCTTTTGAAAGTGGAGGGTAATGTGCTCCATGTAAAAGGGCTTGATGCAATTAATGGGACACCCGTGCTGGATATTAAGCCCTACATAAAAGAGACTGAAGAAAAAGACGAGGGAGCAGCGGACTGA
- a CDS encoding DUF2149 domain-containing protein, with amino-acid sequence MRKSRRYRRAGLLKDEDEQNPMVNVANVFDVAMVFSVALLVALVMSYHLPELLSSSEDFTIVKNPGAQDMKIVIKEEGKPIEVMNMTDNIGGGTGEALGTAYRLADGKVIYVPDSNGTSSSSGASTSSGTSSSGTSASSRTIKVSTSQ; translated from the coding sequence ATGCGAAAATCCAGAAGATACAGGCGGGCAGGGCTTTTAAAAGACGAAGATGAGCAAAACCCGATGGTCAACGTTGCAAATGTTTTTGATGTTGCAATGGTCTTTTCCGTAGCTTTGTTGGTTGCGCTTGTTATGTCATATCACCTCCCTGAACTTCTAAGCTCCAGTGAGGATTTCACTATTGTCAAAAATCCAGGAGCTCAAGATATGAAGATCGTCATCAAAGAAGAAGGTAAACCCATTGAAGTAATGAACATGACCGATAACATAGGAGGGGGAACTGGAGAAGCTCTTGGAACGGCTTACAGGCTCGCCGACGGCAAGGTAATCTACGTACCTGATAGTAATGGTACATCTTCTTCATCAGGTGCATCTACATCATCAGGTACTTCTTCGTCGGGTACGTCTGCATCATCCCGTACAATTAAAGTATCTACTTCACAGTAA
- a CDS encoding cobaltochelatase subunit CobN has product MRTAQGRLLVLCAVVLLLLAQNVSADENHVNITFICYDGSALAAAEQSNPYNASINVTYISGYSDFSNVTFENQDVIFTYMLWSQFKDIGDDLESAHENGTALIDITSAIDTTYINTSSYDKIFSGTTPYNSTEEKFFYNMGSRGVLKKNTENFLIYLAKTYGDKPELTKDWVYEDPIEFPEAAIYHPDARSSTNESQPDWFENTTDYLEWYSNSTNSNSTNSNESRHIYDKSRPTIGIWFHASDYTGDNLEVIDALIRDLEGKGCNVIAGFDTFNDIHKFYFDENGESLVQCVISLKSFRLNYDDPDKGVQELEDLDVPVLTGLVVTNPANSTDIADSNRGIPSEEVVYKTLLPSIDGIFEYIVIGIDNYDSATGESNYEPLPSQIDWMVNRSINWANLKLEENEDKKVAVIYYNYPSGKDNIVANYLNSTQSMFELLNAMNKSGYEVSGIPENSSKLMEMLQAQGINVGSWAPGVLNGMVENRTEWGLQLIPMDTYKEWFESEIPENLRANVTAEWGEPWSEDLPQNKSVMIYENETGKYIVIPTVRFGNVWLMPQPARGTGQNNDTLYHSNVVPPTHQYIAFYLWLNHEFQPDALIHMGTHGTHEWLPGPTYGMNRTSDWSPLLLQDIPNIYPYIVANVGEGITAEYRGNALIIDHLTPTLERGGLYGDLLNLSTDVEEYYDPGISSQTRAGYQKAIVNEIISLNLSVDLGIENVTALQDYNETEFGNFIKNTLHEYLEDVGNENIPYGMHILSHVPTTNMTYPESDELTGMVRAMLGGSFEDNITAAFYPESSYPLGIPLNDTKVTKLVWEVVTNNTSVSQAQTAVYGKTNSTVALDLEQGLDYKDRLLNCDVEIDRILSALNGGFIPPGSGLDPIMNPDAVPTGRNYYSINSKLYPSEATWEVGKSLAIQMLEDYYNEHGEYPKKVSFSRFGVEFIADHGTLEAEVLYLLGVKPVWDEYGYVTGVEAIPEDELLPNYDTSKPGRPRIDIVYTTAGMRDAFPDKIKMIDSAVKLASSLPGVNYQNYVNQSSLTLYDSLISEGYDNETATKLSTMRCFAVMDGTYDIGVSDAISASGSWDNEEDIANVYLDKMGYAYGEDFWGIQSRALLEGNLKNVEASVHSSSSNLYDSLDNDDLFQYFGGMNLATRYLSGNTPEMYISDTSNSDGAQMLGMQEYLSKDLRARYFNDKWIEGMKNSGYSGGSMMSEFVDNLFGWEVSDPDLVDDTVWQEVYETYVNDPSMKEWFKQNNPSAYQSVTARMLEAVRHDYWAPSDDVIESLAKEYEESVAENGASCCHHTCGNPLLHEFVSGKVSVPGYSEQIEAATKAETLETTEETQSSSSGSHHDHNTGNATVVPKASSSSNQTSQESDGGYGTDTSEPDPGVQKSSDTDYVEGYEMQKDSAEEPENSGFSFSGSDVIGILFVVVVAGGIYLGMRKR; this is encoded by the coding sequence ATGCGTACGGCACAAGGTAGATTATTGGTTTTATGTGCAGTGGTCCTTTTACTGCTAGCACAGAACGTATCGGCTGATGAAAACCATGTAAATATTACTTTTATCTGTTATGATGGGAGTGCCCTTGCTGCAGCAGAGCAGTCCAATCCATATAATGCAAGTATAAATGTAACATATATTTCGGGGTATTCCGATTTTAGCAATGTCACTTTTGAAAACCAGGATGTAATATTTACTTATATGCTCTGGTCGCAGTTCAAAGATATCGGAGACGACCTTGAAAGTGCTCACGAAAACGGGACTGCACTCATAGATATTACTTCTGCAATAGATACAACATACATTAATACCTCAAGTTACGATAAGATTTTTTCCGGGACTACCCCCTATAATTCTACTGAAGAAAAATTCTTCTATAATATGGGTTCTAGAGGAGTTCTGAAGAAAAACACTGAGAACTTCCTTATATATCTCGCAAAAACTTATGGAGATAAACCCGAGCTTACGAAAGACTGGGTTTATGAAGATCCTATAGAATTCCCTGAAGCAGCTATTTATCATCCGGATGCTCGTTCTTCTACTAACGAATCTCAGCCAGACTGGTTTGAAAATACTACTGATTACCTTGAATGGTACTCTAACTCAACTAACTCAAATTCAACTAACTCAAATGAATCACGGCATATTTACGACAAGAGCAGACCCACTATAGGGATATGGTTCCATGCTTCCGATTATACCGGTGACAACCTTGAAGTCATAGATGCTCTTATCCGTGATCTGGAAGGAAAAGGATGCAACGTTATTGCAGGTTTTGATACTTTTAACGATATTCATAAGTTTTACTTTGACGAAAATGGAGAATCTCTTGTCCAGTGCGTAATTTCTCTTAAGAGTTTCCGTTTGAATTATGATGATCCTGATAAAGGTGTACAGGAGCTTGAAGACCTTGACGTTCCTGTCCTCACGGGATTGGTTGTTACAAATCCTGCTAATTCGACTGACATAGCTGATAGTAATAGAGGTATCCCCAGTGAAGAGGTTGTATACAAAACTCTGCTCCCGAGCATTGATGGGATTTTCGAGTACATTGTAATAGGAATTGATAATTATGATTCCGCAACAGGTGAAAGCAACTATGAACCTCTGCCTTCTCAGATTGACTGGATGGTAAATAGGTCGATTAATTGGGCAAACCTGAAGTTAGAGGAAAACGAAGACAAGAAAGTAGCTGTGATTTACTATAATTATCCTTCAGGAAAGGATAATATTGTAGCAAATTATCTCAACTCCACCCAGAGCATGTTTGAACTTCTTAATGCAATGAATAAAAGTGGCTATGAGGTCTCCGGAATCCCGGAAAACAGTAGTAAGCTCATGGAGATGCTTCAAGCACAGGGCATCAATGTTGGTTCCTGGGCTCCTGGAGTTCTGAATGGAATGGTGGAAAACAGGACTGAGTGGGGCCTTCAACTCATACCTATGGATACCTATAAAGAGTGGTTTGAGTCTGAAATTCCCGAAAATCTGAGAGCCAATGTAACAGCTGAATGGGGAGAACCCTGGTCCGAAGATCTGCCTCAAAATAAGAGTGTTATGATCTATGAGAATGAAACCGGTAAATACATTGTAATTCCAACGGTGCGTTTCGGAAATGTCTGGCTCATGCCTCAGCCTGCCAGAGGTACAGGACAAAATAATGACACCCTTTACCACAGCAACGTTGTACCTCCCACACATCAGTACATAGCTTTCTATCTCTGGCTAAACCATGAATTCCAGCCTGATGCTCTTATTCATATGGGCACTCACGGTACGCACGAATGGCTCCCGGGCCCCACTTACGGCATGAACCGGACTTCAGACTGGTCTCCTCTCCTGCTGCAGGATATTCCGAATATCTATCCCTATATTGTTGCCAACGTGGGAGAAGGAATAACTGCGGAGTACAGGGGTAATGCTCTAATTATTGACCATTTGACTCCAACCCTTGAACGCGGTGGGCTTTATGGAGATTTGCTAAACCTTTCAACTGATGTGGAGGAGTATTATGACCCCGGGATTTCTTCTCAGACAAGAGCAGGATATCAGAAGGCCATAGTAAATGAGATAATATCACTCAACCTCAGTGTTGATCTGGGAATAGAAAATGTAACCGCTCTTCAAGACTACAATGAAACGGAGTTTGGAAATTTCATTAAAAACACTCTTCATGAATACCTGGAAGACGTAGGAAATGAAAATATCCCATACGGTATGCATATCCTCAGCCATGTTCCTACAACGAATATGACATATCCTGAAAGTGATGAACTTACCGGAATGGTAAGGGCTATGCTTGGAGGAAGCTTTGAGGATAATATCACTGCTGCTTTCTACCCTGAATCTTCGTATCCTCTCGGAATTCCGTTAAACGATACAAAAGTTACCAAACTTGTCTGGGAAGTTGTAACCAATAATACAAGCGTTTCTCAGGCGCAGACTGCAGTTTATGGGAAAACTAACAGCACAGTTGCACTTGATCTTGAACAGGGGCTGGATTATAAAGACAGGCTTCTTAACTGCGATGTGGAGATTGACAGAATTCTTTCAGCTCTGAACGGAGGATTTATTCCACCAGGCTCAGGGCTGGACCCTATAATGAATCCAGATGCAGTACCTACAGGGCGCAACTATTACAGCATAAATTCGAAGCTCTATCCTTCAGAAGCAACCTGGGAAGTTGGAAAGTCTCTTGCAATCCAGATGCTTGAGGACTATTACAATGAACACGGGGAATACCCTAAAAAAGTTTCATTCTCAAGGTTCGGGGTGGAGTTTATTGCGGACCACGGGACTCTGGAAGCCGAAGTGCTCTACCTGCTTGGAGTAAAACCTGTATGGGACGAGTACGGGTATGTAACCGGAGTTGAAGCTATCCCTGAAGATGAACTATTGCCAAATTATGATACTTCAAAGCCTGGAAGGCCGCGTATTGATATCGTCTATACTACCGCAGGTATGAGGGATGCTTTCCCGGATAAGATCAAAATGATAGACAGTGCTGTGAAGCTTGCAAGCTCTCTTCCTGGCGTAAACTATCAAAACTATGTAAATCAGAGCTCTCTTACACTCTACGATTCCCTAATATCTGAAGGGTATGACAACGAGACTGCAACAAAACTCTCTACAATGCGCTGCTTTGCAGTAATGGACGGTACTTATGATATAGGGGTCTCAGATGCTATCAGTGCAAGCGGGTCATGGGATAATGAAGAAGATATTGCAAACGTATACCTGGACAAGATGGGATACGCTTACGGAGAAGATTTCTGGGGAATACAGTCCAGAGCACTCCTCGAAGGCAACCTGAAAAACGTTGAAGCGTCAGTACATTCGTCCTCTTCAAATCTTTATGACTCCCTTGATAACGATGACCTTTTCCAGTACTTCGGCGGCATGAACCTGGCAACTAGGTATCTTAGCGGCAATACTCCGGAGATGTATATTTCGGACACAAGTAACTCGGATGGGGCTCAGATGTTGGGAATGCAAGAGTATCTCAGCAAGGACTTGCGGGCCAGATATTTCAACGACAAATGGATTGAAGGAATGAAAAACTCCGGATACTCAGGCGGCAGCATGATGTCCGAATTTGTGGACAACCTCTTTGGATGGGAGGTAAGTGACCCTGACCTTGTGGACGATACAGTCTGGCAAGAAGTGTATGAAACCTATGTAAATGATCCTTCTATGAAAGAATGGTTCAAGCAGAATAATCCCAGTGCTTACCAGTCTGTAACAGCGAGAATGCTTGAGGCAGTCAGGCACGATTACTGGGCACCCTCAGATGATGTTATCGAAAGCCTTGCAAAGGAATATGAGGAGTCTGTGGCCGAGAATGGGGCTTCGTGTTGTCACCATACCTGTGGAAATCCCCTGCTTCATGAGTTTGTAAGTGGAAAGGTATCTGTTCCGGGCTACTCCGAGCAAATAGAAGCTGCAACTAAAGCCGAAACTCTGGAGACCACAGAAGAGACCCAGAGTAGTAGCAGTGGTAGTCATCACGATCATAATACTGGAAACGCTACCGTAGTACCAAAAGCCAGTTCATCCAGTAACCAGACGTCTCAAGAGTCGGACGGAGGATATGGTACAGATACTTCTGAACCTGATCCTGGAGTTCAGAAATCCTCAGATACTGATTATGTTGAAGGGTATGAGATGCAGAAAGATTCTGCTGAAGAACCTGAGAATAGTGGTTTCTCATTTTCAGGATCTGATGTTATCGGAATTCTCTTTGTAGTGGTAGTCGCGGGTGGAATTTACCTGGGTATGAGAAAGAGATAA
- a CDS encoding DUF2162 domain-containing protein, translating into MDSAALTVIGILIGILVFGIKSGIGCGFSNISTREIFAVGGSYFLLALLFGSITDHTNLDAFEKFSSMGMGIHVFVSLLLIVTGIYTQKKWNLGKDVSRHTFLAISIPCPVCLAALAVSCILLSESLNLPGIKVGLLVGVAFFIAVVASSFLFRFGKVRFGKTPETMGSAMMMIGIYYLLGALLIPAYIQTKKMNLVSTGGGETGIMPLMAFGVIILAGFFLERIRRHDL; encoded by the coding sequence ATGGATTCTGCGGCATTAACTGTGATTGGAATTTTGATAGGTATCCTTGTTTTTGGAATTAAATCTGGAATAGGATGCGGATTTTCAAACATAAGTACAAGAGAAATTTTTGCAGTTGGAGGTAGTTATTTTCTTCTGGCCCTTTTATTCGGAAGCATTACTGACCACACAAACTTGGACGCTTTTGAAAAGTTTTCTTCAATGGGCATGGGAATCCATGTATTTGTTTCCCTGCTTCTGATAGTAACCGGGATTTACACCCAGAAAAAATGGAATTTAGGAAAAGATGTTTCTAGGCACACTTTCCTTGCTATATCCATACCCTGCCCGGTTTGTCTGGCAGCTCTTGCAGTCTCCTGCATACTGCTTTCAGAAAGTCTTAACCTTCCCGGGATAAAAGTAGGGCTACTTGTTGGAGTTGCTTTTTTTATAGCAGTAGTGGCTTCTTCTTTTCTTTTCAGGTTTGGAAAGGTCCGGTTTGGAAAAACCCCTGAAACTATGGGCAGTGCAATGATGATGATAGGGATTTATTATCTCTTAGGAGCTCTGCTTATCCCTGCTTATATACAAACAAAAAAGATGAACCTTGTTTCAACCGGAGGAGGAGAAACAGGAATTATGCCTCTTATGGCTTTTGGAGTTATTATCCTTGCAGGTTTTTTCCTGGAACGTATAAGGAGGCATGATCTTTGA
- a CDS encoding phosphoribosyltransferase, producing the protein MALFEDRVDAGKKLAKELSKYANRSDVLILALPRGGVPVAFEVAKELNVKMDVFIVRKLGVPGNEELAMGAISSDNVLVLNEDIVKSFQIPERVINMVAENELKELKRRERTYRGDRPKPEISGSTVILVDDGLATGATMRAAASAIKTKNPAKIVVAVPTGAPDTCEIFKKEVDEVICMATPEPFYGVGAWYGNFSQTTDEDVCELLDKARALPAR; encoded by the coding sequence ATGGCACTTTTTGAAGACCGGGTAGATGCCGGGAAAAAGCTTGCAAAAGAACTTTCAAAATATGCAAATCGCTCAGATGTGTTGATACTTGCGCTCCCGCGTGGTGGAGTTCCGGTGGCGTTTGAAGTTGCAAAGGAACTTAATGTAAAAATGGATGTGTTTATAGTAAGGAAATTGGGGGTTCCAGGGAATGAAGAACTGGCAATGGGAGCCATCTCTTCTGACAATGTCCTTGTGTTGAATGAAGACATTGTCAAGTCTTTTCAGATACCTGAACGGGTAATTAATATGGTAGCTGAGAATGAGCTCAAGGAACTTAAACGCAGGGAACGCACTTACCGTGGAGATAGACCCAAGCCTGAGATTAGCGGCTCGACTGTGATTTTAGTAGATGATGGGCTTGCTACAGGTGCGACAATGCGTGCAGCTGCATCTGCCATTAAAACTAAAAATCCGGCTAAAATAGTGGTTGCAGTACCCACAGGTGCACCGGATACGTGTGAGATTTTCAAAAAGGAAGTAGACGAAGTAATATGTATGGCCACCCCTGAACCATTCTATGGGGTCGGAGCCTGGTACGGAAACTTCAGTCAAACCACCGATGAAGATGTCTGCGAACTTCTGGATAAAGCAAGGGCTCTTCCGGCAAGATAA